The following is a genomic window from Alphaproteobacteria bacterium LSUCC0396.
CCTTTGTTGATGTTATCATTGGCGGGGCTTGGGGCGATCGTCGTTGGCGTTTACGTCAGCCAGTTGGCAGCAATGTTTGTCGGATGGTTGTGCCTGTGCCTTGCCAGCGCCAATTTGCTGCTATCACAGCCATTAGGTCACGTCATTCTGCTGGCGTTGGCGGGGGTCATTGCGGCTTGTGATAGTGCTGCCTATTTTGTCGGGCGCCGTGTCGGTGGGCCAAAATTATGGCCGAGGGTCAGCCCTAATAAAACGATTTCAGGCAGTCTTGGCGGATTGTTTGCTGCCATGCTGGGGACGATGCTGTTTTCAACGGTGCTTGGCTTTGCTGGCGCCGGTGAGGCCATATTTTTCGGATTGGTCATTGGTGTTTTGTCACAGGCAGGAGATTTGCTTGAATCCGCCGTGAAACGCAGCCTTAATGTCAAGGATAGCGGGTCAATTCTGCCGGGCCATGGCGGCCTACTTGATCGGTTTGACGGCTATGTCTTTGTTTTTCCAGCGGCATATGTATATCTTTTTGTTATCTAATTGGTTTCGGTTATGGCTGAGATAAGACATATTACGGTTCTGGGTGCAACTGGCTCGATCGGGCAGAGCAGCCTTGAGTTAGTGCGCCAGCATCCAGAGCGTTTTGCTGTCCGCGCATTGGTCGCGGGAAAAGACTTTCAGGCGCTTGCGGCACTGGCGCATGAGTTCAAGCCAGAGATAATTGGTATTCACGAAACTACAAATCTCGCCCAATTAAAGGATTTGACTGGGACGCTTAACTGCCAAGTTGTAGCCGGTGAGGCGGCTTGCAGCGACATCGCAACTATTCCGGTTGATCTGGTGATTGCGGGCATTAGCGGTCTGGCTGGTCTGCCATCTGTTTTCGCGGCAGTCAACGCTGGGCAAACAGTGGCAATTGCCAATAAGGAAACACTGGTGTCGGCAGGCGCGGTCGTTACGCGGCGCGCTATCGAAGCAGGCGCGCATATCTTACCGATCGACAGCGAGCATAACGCTGTTTTCCAGTGCTGGAATGGGTGGAAGGGGCATCAATCTTCCGACACAGCAAATGCCCGTACTGCCGAATTAAGTCATATTTGCCTAACCGCATCGGGTGGGCCTTTTTTGACTCTCCCATTGGGTGAGTTTAGCGCGATTACGCCAGCGGCTGCGGTCAAGCATCCAAATTGGGAAATGGGTAAAAAGATTTCGATTGATAGCGCCACGATGATGAATAAGGGGTTAGAAGTCATTGAGGCACGTTGGCTTTTTGACCTTGGGCACGATAAGATTGATGTTCTGGTTCACCCTCAGCAAGCAATCCACGGGCTGGTGCATTTTCGTGATGGGTCTGTGATCGCGCAGATGGGCGGGGCGGATATGCGGATACCAATTTCTTACGCTATGGCATGGCCAGAGCGTCTTGATTGGCAGCCAGAGCCATTTGACCTTGCTGCGATGGGCAATCTAACTTTCCAAAATGTCGATCAAGATCGCTTTCCTTGCTATTACCTTGCGCGCCATGCGCTTGCTGCCGGCGGTAATGCGCCAGCTGTTTTAAACGCCGCTAATGAGGTTGCAGTTGAGTCGTTTTTAGCTGGTAATATCAGTTTTCCTGATATCGCGAGGGTTGTCGATGCGTGCCTGTCTTTGGGGCTGGATGGTGACTTAACCACCATTGAGGCGGTATTTGCCATTGATCAGCGTGCCCGCGGCGAGGCGCGACAGATTGTGGCAGCGCGATAAGTTTTCAAAAATGGCTAAATTGGTCTAGATTACACCACTATTTGATTTAATTTTTACTCGCTTCTTACAGGATGTCTCATGCCCGATCTCGGCTTTACCGATCTAATCCTTGGCTTTTTGCTTTTAATCACGCCAGTGGTGTATTTCCATGAGTTGGGCCATTATTGGGTGGCGCGAAAAGCCGGCGTCGTTGTTGAGGTTTTTTCAATTGGGTTTGGCCCTGAAATTTACGGATGGACAGCCAAAACGGGAACCCGGTGGCGCCTGTCGGCAATTCCGCTTGGTGGTTATGTTAAGATGCGCGGTGATGATGATGCGGCCAGCACACCCTCTGCCGCGGGCACAGGCGTCACGGGCAGCTTTAGTAATGCGGGGCTTTATTGGCGAATGGCGATTGTCGCGGCAGGGCCGATTGCCAATTTTATTCTCGGGATTTTTCTATTTGCGGTCGTCTATATGTCGGTTGGCAAACAGATCATTCCGGCGGTTATCGGTGATGTAATCCCGAATATGCCAGCGGCCAGTGCCGGCCTAAAGCCGGGCGATAAGGTGGTTGAGATCGACGGCATCGGGATTCGCGATTTCAACGATATGCGCGGGCTTGTTGTTGAAAGCCCCAATAAAACCCTTGGGTTCGTCATCCAGCGCGATGGACGCGATCTTAGTTTAGATATTACGCCGGCTCCCCAATTTAATGAGCAGCTGCAGATTGATATTGGCATCTTAGGCGTCAAATCACCGCCGGTTGGAGAGTTTCAGCGGCTTGGGCCTAGCGCTGCAATCATGGCGGCGTCGTCTGACGCGTTTCATATGTCTGTGGTGATCCTGCGCAGCCTTGGCCGCGCTGTTACTGGCAATATGCAGCAAGGCGAGGTCGGTGGCCCGGTTCGCATTGCCGAGATTTCGGGTGCCGTGCTTAATCAGGGAATTGTGCCATTTATTCTGTTAACCGCGGTTATTTCGATAAATCTTGGGCTGATTAATCTATTACCAATTCCTGCCCTAGACGGCGGGCATCTTACCTTTTTTATGCTTGAGGCACTGCGCGGCAAGCCACTGCCGCTTGGCTTTCAGGCAGCTTTGATGCGTGGCGGTATCGCCATTTTAATGGGTTTGACGCTGTTTCTCGTCGTGATTGATGTTGTACGGCTATTCCAATAGCCGGTTAAAAGACAGCGGTTGCCTTTGTTTTAAAGCCTAAACTAGGCGATTTAATTATAGATTCGGCCATTGTTAGGCTTTCGCTATGCCGTTAGGCTGTCTATAGTTTTGCGTCTTATCTTGCTTGGGATCGGAAACTTCATGCGCCTTACTGGTCTAATTCGCCTTATTTATGGTTTATTCCTTGCTCTCGTGGTGGCTCAGTCTGGCAATGCCCAGCTTGCAGATGATGGGGTACGGGTTACCGAAATTCGTGTTGAGGGAAATCGCCGTGTTGCGGGTGGAACTGTGCAATCTTATCTGCCGGTTCGGGTTGGTGATTTAACGTCACCAGCATCATTGAGTAACTCGCTGGAACGGCTTTATGAGACAAATCTATTCAAGGACATCAAACTAAATCTGGACGGGTCTGTTCTTCTTGTCTCGGTGGTTGAAAACCCAATTATCAACCGGGTTAATATTGAGGGAAATGACGTTCTTACTGATGAGCGTTTGCTCGAGATTATCGATGTTCAACCGCGCCGGGTTTACAATCGCAGTGTGGCGATTGAGGCCACCCGCAAGCTGATTGACATCTATCGCGCCAGTGGCCGCTTTGCCGCAGTGGTTGAACCAAAAATAATCGAGCTTGATGAGAATCGCGTCGACCTTGTCTTTGAGGTCAATGAAGGCCCGTTGATTAAAATTAGTTCAATCTCTTTTTCAGGTAACAATGCGTTCAGTGACCGTGCATTGCGCCAAAACATTGCGAGCCGCGAGACGCGCTGGTGGGCCTTCTTGTCTTCGACTGATAAATATGATGAGGGCAGACTTGACTATGATGTGCGGTTGCTGCGTCAATTTTATTTATCGCGCGGCTATGCCGATATTGTGGTCGATCGTGTGCGCGGCGGTATGCTTCCCGATCGCAGCGGGTTCGCAATTAGCTTTCTGATTAATGAGGGCGCGCGTTATCAGGTTAGCAACGTCACTGTTTCTAGCGCTATCGAGGGCATCGATCCGACCGAGTTAAAGCAGCTTGTCGATTTTGGTGACGATCGCTGGTATGACGTTCGCGCGCTTGAACAGGGTCTTCTTGATATCTCCAACCGGCTAGGGTCCTTTGGTTATGCCTTTGTAAATGTTGCGCCAGAGATAAAGACCTACCCAGAAACGGCGACCCTCGATATCGCAATTAACATTGAAAAGGCTCAGCGTAATTTTGTTGAGCGAATAGAGTTTGTTGATAATACACGTACCTTGGATCGCGTCATAAGACGGGAATTTGAGATTGTTGAGGGTGATGCCTATAATCAGTTAAAAATTGATCGTTCAATCCGCAACGTCAAAAATCTGGGGTATTTTAGCGATGTGAAGGTTGCAACATTGCGAGGGTCTAGCCCAGAACAAACGGTCACAAAGGTTACAGTCGCTGAGCAATCAACAGGTGATTTTTCAATTGGGCTTGGCTATTCATCGCTGGATAAATCCAGCGTGTCCTTCGGCATCAACGAGCGTAATTTCATTGGCACTGGGCGCAGAGCCAGTCTATCGATCTCGACATCGGGGGCCGAGACCAACTTTAATATTGGCCTAACCGAGCCCTATTTGCAGGGGCGTGATCTTACCGGCAGCTTTGATGTCTTCAAAACAAAGAATAAAACCGACGAAACTACTGTGAATGAAACCGGGCTGTCGTTTGGTATCGGCTTTGCTGCGGCACGCGATGTTTATCACCAGTTGAATTATGAGCTTAGCCAGTCAAAAACAACGATCGGCGCAACTACAGCTGAGTCCGTTACTGGCGAAGACGGCAAGTCTCGCCTGCGCTCATCAATCAAATATGTTCTATCAAAAGATACAAGGGACAGCCGGTTTGACCCTTCTCAGGGGTATCTTCTAGAGATGGATGAGACTTTGTCTGGATTTGGCGGTGACGTGAAGTTTTTGCGAACCCGGCTTTCAGCAGCTTATTACAAGCCCATGTTGTTTAAATCAGTTATTTTCGGAGTGTCGGGTAAATTGGGATATATTACCGGTCTTGGTGACAAGGTTACGCAATCCCAGCGCTTCTACCTCGGTGGTCGTGATGTCCGCGGATTTGGTTCTGGTGGTATCGGCCCACGCGATACTGGCTCGCTTGATGCTGTTGGCGGCAATAAAATGTATGCTGGCCGTGTGGAAATTGTATCGAGCCTAGGCCTTGATAAGGATACAGGCGTCAGATGGACAGTCTTTAGCGATGTTGGGTCACTATGGGGTACGGATTATCCAACTGGTGTGACAAATCCAAACACATCAAAGGCGCGCGCGAGTGTTGGGGCCGGTATTTACTGGATGACAGCGATTGGGCCATTGTCATTCTCATGGGCAAAGCCTGTCTCCAAAATGTCGCATGACACAACAAAGGCATTCCAGTTCAATATTGGAACTAGGTTATAGTGATGCAGGTATTAAACTATCTTAAGCCAACTACGCTGATGATCGCCTTGGTCATGGCGGTCAGCATAGCACCGGCGGGCTGGGCGCAATCCCCGCCCGATGAGACGCAGAATAGTCAGTCTATGGAAGTGCGCCGCATTGCCCTTGTTGATCTGGATGGCGTGCTGCGGGCCGCTGATGCGAATGGCCGTGTTCGTGAATTGCTGGACGGTCAGCGGGAAAAGTTTCAGGAAGAGTTTCGCGAGATTGAAGTTGATTTGCAGCAGAATGAGCGTGATTTGCTGGCGAAGCGAGAGCTGATTGCAAAAGAGGAATATGACAAGCTTGTGACGGCGTTTCAGGCGCGCGTATCCGAGGTGCAGAAAGAGATTCAGTACAAAAGGCAGTCGATAGACAATGCCTATCAAAAAGCTCTTGGCGATATCCGAACTTTGGCCATTGAAGTGATCACTCAAATCGCTGCTGAGCGGAAGATTGATCTGATTTTAAATCGCGACTCTAGCGTGATGTTTTTGCCACATTTGAATATTTCGAAAGAGGTGCTTTTGCGCCTGAATGATCGTACTAAAGATGCCCGCATCCAGATTGATATCAAAAAGCCGGTGGCGCAGTAGGGCAGGTTAATGTCGATCAATTCAGCATTTTACCAAATTCTCGAGGGGGTGACTGCTGGCGACCTTGCTGGCGCAATTGGTGCGGCTGAATTACACGGACCAGCAAAAACTGTAATTGCCGATATAACGGCCTTTGAAACTGCGACGCCCTCGGCTCTGATCTATCAGTCCAATCCTGATGCGGCAAAGACTTTAACAGTAAAACCGGTGATTGTAATTACCAATGATGCTTGTCTTCCGATGATTGACGGCGGCAATAGCGCTCTGATTGTGCCGTCCCCAAGAATTGGGTTTGCACAGGCTCTATCGCATCTCATCCTGCCGCCGCCGATGGAATTTGACAGCACGGGGATCTCGCCGCTGGCAAATATTGCTAGTGGTGCGCATATCAACCCATCAGCCACCATCATGGCGCAAGCGAACGTTGGGGCTGGCACTGTGGTCGAGGCTGGCGCTGTTTTGCATCGCGGCGTTACCATTGGCGAAAACTGTTACATCGGATCAAATAGCGTAATATCGCATTGCATGATTGGTAATGCAGTTACCATCGATGCTGGCTGCATTATTGGGGCGGCTGGGTTTGGTTTTGAAATGACCAAAGATGGGGCGGTTAAATTACCGCACCTTGGTCTGGTGATTATTGATGATTTTGTGTCGATTGGCAGTGGCTGTGCAATTGATCGTGGCAGTCTTGGTAACACTGTTATTGGCGCTCATGTAATGATGGATAACCTCTGCCATATTGCCCATAATGTAACAATAGGGCAGCGATCAATTGTCGCTGGTCAGTGCGGGATTTCGGGAAGTGTGACGGTAGGCGCTGGCGTTTCCATGGGCGGACAGGTCGGCATTGCACCGCATGTCACAATCGGTGATGGCGCGGTGCTGACGGCACGAAGCGGGGTGACAAAGGATGTTGCGGCAGGTGAACAGGTCGCCGGATTCCCAGCGGTGCCAAAGCGGCAGTTCTGGCGTGATCAGGCGGCAATTCGCCGGCTTGGCGCGGCCAAAACGTCAAAACCATAATAAGCAGTGAAGTCACGTGGGATTTGTATTATGAATGGGCCGGTAACGACCATAGAAGGATAGGCGAATGGCGGAAAATATAGATGTTTTGAATATTGATCAGATTAAAAAACTGATCCCGCACAGGGCGCCAATCCTGCTTATCGACCGTGTCGAGAATATTGTTCCCGACACCGAAGCCACCGGCATTAAAGCTGTTAGTGGGAATGAGCCGTATTTTGCTGGCCATTTCCCCGATTTTCCAGTGATGCCAGGCGTGTTAATTGTCGAGGCTATTGCCCAAACCGCATCCGTGATGGTGGCGGCAACGACCCCCGATTTTACCACAGGAAAACTGGTTTTCTTTACCACGATTGAAAAGGCACGTTTCCGCCAGCCGGTTCGCCCCGGTGATGTGATTGAGATGCGCGTTGTCAAAACTGCCGCAAAGGGCCCGTTATGGAAATTTACCGGAACCGCCAAGGTTGCCGGAAAGCTGGTCGCCGAAGCTGAATTTGGTGCCATGATTGTTGACCCGGATCGCTAGAATGACCGAGTCGATTCATTCAACGGCAATTATATCACCATCGGCGCAGGTTGGTGCTGATGTAAAAATAGGCCCTTATTGTGTCATTGGCGAGCATGCAGTGGTTGGTGATGGCGTTCATCTTCACGCACATGTTGCGATTGAGGGGCACACAACG
Proteins encoded in this region:
- the bamA gene encoding outer membrane protein assembly factor BamA → MRLTGLIRLIYGLFLALVVAQSGNAQLADDGVRVTEIRVEGNRRVAGGTVQSYLPVRVGDLTSPASLSNSLERLYETNLFKDIKLNLDGSVLLVSVVENPIINRVNIEGNDVLTDERLLEIIDVQPRRVYNRSVAIEATRKLIDIYRASGRFAAVVEPKIIELDENRVDLVFEVNEGPLIKISSISFSGNNAFSDRALRQNIASRETRWWAFLSSTDKYDEGRLDYDVRLLRQFYLSRGYADIVVDRVRGGMLPDRSGFAISFLINEGARYQVSNVTVSSAIEGIDPTELKQLVDFGDDRWYDVRALEQGLLDISNRLGSFGYAFVNVAPEIKTYPETATLDIAINIEKAQRNFVERIEFVDNTRTLDRVIRREFEIVEGDAYNQLKIDRSIRNVKNLGYFSDVKVATLRGSSPEQTVTKVTVAEQSTGDFSIGLGYSSLDKSSVSFGINERNFIGTGRRASLSISTSGAETNFNIGLTEPYLQGRDLTGSFDVFKTKNKTDETTVNETGLSFGIGFAAARDVYHQLNYELSQSKTTIGATTAESVTGEDGKSRLRSSIKYVLSKDTRDSRFDPSQGYLLEMDETLSGFGGDVKFLRTRLSAAYYKPMLFKSVIFGVSGKLGYITGLGDKVTQSQRFYLGGRDVRGFGSGGIGPRDTGSLDAVGGNKMYAGRVEIVSSLGLDKDTGVRWTVFSDVGSLWGTDYPTGVTNPNTSKARASVGAGIYWMTAIGPLSFSWAKPVSKMSHDTTKAFQFNIGTRL
- the lpxD gene encoding UDP-3-O-(3-hydroxymyristoyl)glucosamine N-acyltransferase; its protein translation is MSINSAFYQILEGVTAGDLAGAIGAAELHGPAKTVIADITAFETATPSALIYQSNPDAAKTLTVKPVIVITNDACLPMIDGGNSALIVPSPRIGFAQALSHLILPPPMEFDSTGISPLANIASGAHINPSATIMAQANVGAGTVVEAGAVLHRGVTIGENCYIGSNSVISHCMIGNAVTIDAGCIIGAAGFGFEMTKDGAVKLPHLGLVIIDDFVSIGSGCAIDRGSLGNTVIGAHVMMDNLCHIAHNVTIGQRSIVAGQCGISGSVTVGAGVSMGGQVGIAPHVTIGDGAVLTARSGVTKDVAAGEQVAGFPAVPKRQFWRDQAAIRRLGAAKTSKP
- the fabZ gene encoding 3-hydroxyacyl-ACP dehydratase FabZ, with translation MAENIDVLNIDQIKKLIPHRAPILLIDRVENIVPDTEATGIKAVSGNEPYFAGHFPDFPVMPGVLIVEAIAQTASVMVAATTPDFTTGKLVFFTTIEKARFRQPVRPGDVIEMRVVKTAAKGPLWKFTGTAKVAGKLVAEAEFGAMIVDPDR
- the dxr gene encoding 1-deoxy-D-xylulose-5-phosphate reductoisomerase, giving the protein MAEIRHITVLGATGSIGQSSLELVRQHPERFAVRALVAGKDFQALAALAHEFKPEIIGIHETTNLAQLKDLTGTLNCQVVAGEAACSDIATIPVDLVIAGISGLAGLPSVFAAVNAGQTVAIANKETLVSAGAVVTRRAIEAGAHILPIDSEHNAVFQCWNGWKGHQSSDTANARTAELSHICLTASGGPFLTLPLGEFSAITPAAAVKHPNWEMGKKISIDSATMMNKGLEVIEARWLFDLGHDKIDVLVHPQQAIHGLVHFRDGSVIAQMGGADMRIPISYAMAWPERLDWQPEPFDLAAMGNLTFQNVDQDRFPCYYLARHALAAGGNAPAVLNAANEVAVESFLAGNISFPDIARVVDACLSLGLDGDLTTIEAVFAIDQRARGEARQIVAAR
- the rseP gene encoding RIP metalloprotease RseP encodes the protein MPDLGFTDLILGFLLLITPVVYFHELGHYWVARKAGVVVEVFSIGFGPEIYGWTAKTGTRWRLSAIPLGGYVKMRGDDDAASTPSAAGTGVTGSFSNAGLYWRMAIVAAGPIANFILGIFLFAVVYMSVGKQIIPAVIGDVIPNMPAASAGLKPGDKVVEIDGIGIRDFNDMRGLVVESPNKTLGFVIQRDGRDLSLDITPAPQFNEQLQIDIGILGVKSPPVGEFQRLGPSAAIMAASSDAFHMSVVILRSLGRAVTGNMQQGEVGGPVRIAEISGAVLNQGIVPFILLTAVISINLGLINLLPIPALDGGHLTFFMLEALRGKPLPLGFQAALMRGGIAILMGLTLFLVVIDVVRLFQ
- a CDS encoding OmpH family outer membrane protein — translated: MQVLNYLKPTTLMIALVMAVSIAPAGWAQSPPDETQNSQSMEVRRIALVDLDGVLRAADANGRVRELLDGQREKFQEEFREIEVDLQQNERDLLAKRELIAKEEYDKLVTAFQARVSEVQKEIQYKRQSIDNAYQKALGDIRTLAIEVITQIAAERKIDLILNRDSSVMFLPHLNISKEVLLRLNDRTKDARIQIDIKKPVAQ
- a CDS encoding phosphatidate cytidylyltransferase, which produces MTILAKSSGTMRRLLGAMLLIPVVGLVWYDQKIAGLVVLCLGILMGFETKRILALPVPIGLIVLAVISVLTTPPWLLSPSPLLMLSLAGLGAIVVGVYVSQLAAMFVGWLCLCLASANLLLSQPLGHVILLALAGVIAACDSAAYFVGRRVGGPKLWPRVSPNKTISGSLGGLFAAMLGTMLFSTVLGFAGAGEAIFFGLVIGVLSQAGDLLESAVKRSLNVKDSGSILPGHGGLLDRFDGYVFVFPAAYVYLFVI